In Desulfovibrio sp., the following are encoded in one genomic region:
- a CDS encoding 4Fe-4S ferredoxin, which yields MSNYVVIQDADKCGHCEACVAKCMKSNHFPARVRMVDIVAPHATKPGTHHFAFLSCHHCEDPKCVAACTHNAMQRTADGVVRVNEDNCEGCADCAHACPWHVPRVLGDTPTVKCNLCDGRAAHGELPECVRTCPHGALRLVRVAQLSLEGRAEYAQKFIMRNFLKHD from the coding sequence ATGAGTAATTATGTTGTAATTCAAGATGCCGACAAATGCGGGCATTGCGAAGCGTGCGTTGCCAAATGCATGAAATCCAATCACTTCCCTGCCAGGGTCCGCATGGTGGACATCGTGGCCCCGCACGCCACCAAACCCGGTACCCATCACTTCGCTTTTTTGTCCTGCCACCACTGCGAAGACCCGAAGTGCGTGGCCGCCTGCACCCACAACGCCATGCAGCGCACAGCCGACGGCGTGGTGCGAGTGAACGAGGACAACTGCGAAGGCTGCGCCGACTGCGCCCACGCCTGCCCCTGGCACGTTCCCAGGGTGCTGGGCGATACGCCGACTGTTAAGTGCAACCTGTGCGACGGCCGGGCCGCCCATGGAGAACTGCCCGAATGCGTGCGCACCTGCCCGCATGGAGCGCTCAGGCTGGTGCGGGTGGCTCAGCTTTCGCTGGAGGGCCGGGCGGAGTATGCCCAGAAGTTCATCATGCGCAACTTTTTGAAACACGACTGA